Proteins encoded within one genomic window of Novosphingobium sp. EMRT-2:
- a CDS encoding TonB-dependent receptor gives MLPKFRQVSAFAFVAAGLVAFPALAQAVTFDVPAQDVGSAVRQIARQANVQIVVSGSVARGRHTRAIAGRMTVEQALAHMLADTGLTARSTGEGIYVIVAGRYGEAAPAVPGEPGAGDSSPQPEIIVTGVRAAQREAAAEKQAATNTIETLHANDVGKLPDQNVAEAIKRLPGLSVANDQGEGRYAIIRGIDPGLLNVTLNGQTLPAPEPDGRQVKLDDLPSAMIQSVAVTKSLLPSQDANAIAGEVAIRTRTGFDSKKPFFLDGRASVGRYDLNGKSPYEIDGTVGGRFGTGEQFGAIVSVNYSRRPIESENFQGSTNYNAAGVPDGNGLRDYNLTRTRLGVVGNFDWRPSSDVKLYLKTSYSKFEDHETRDQNRLAVTAYNPTLKGTGTILVRHREENDNTKSATLGGEFSNLGGGTLELSANWTKAVKTDPIRSEFTFTTKKGALTLTYDPSTEPYTLVPTTAAFTDPSLTFSKVNFETRHAYEELWQGRADYTHPLALGDDSSIKIGFKVLDRHKADDRDRTNYTAGSTPWTIGNVAATEDTSFYGSQFTFGNRIDYDAARAYFLANPAVGKVDAAGSLSATLASDYDVREQIIAGYAMATLRIGALTLVPGVRVEHTRDRTKAKIVNAASTLNDGFNSFGAKSYTDAFPGLNARIDAARNLVLRGAVTTSIGRPNYSTLAPFVSVDTSNPALAAIALGNPDLKPYRARNYDLSIEYYPTAGAIFSAGFFHKNIDNPIYSAFRQGSNITAGGVTYAAATVTQPVNTDRETVSGVEFNLQTQFTGLPGFLGGFGVSANYTHVWGHATANAIRPGAIPLGYQSRDLGNVQLFFEKYGLSARLAFNYRSAYLDTLGGSAATDQYTDANGQLDLHVSYQVVPQVTVFGDAINLTDAPWRRYIGSKPYLVEREHYGAQLRGGVQVHF, from the coding sequence ATGCTGCCGAAGTTTCGTCAGGTTTCCGCCTTCGCATTCGTCGCGGCCGGTCTCGTCGCGTTTCCCGCGCTGGCACAGGCGGTCACCTTCGACGTGCCCGCGCAGGACGTGGGCAGTGCCGTCCGCCAGATCGCCCGGCAGGCCAACGTGCAGATCGTGGTTTCGGGTAGCGTCGCGCGCGGCCGCCACACCCGTGCGATCGCGGGGCGGATGACCGTGGAACAGGCGCTGGCGCACATGCTGGCCGATACCGGGCTGACCGCGCGCAGCACCGGCGAGGGCATCTACGTGATCGTGGCGGGCCGCTATGGCGAGGCGGCGCCCGCGGTGCCGGGGGAGCCCGGCGCGGGCGATAGCAGCCCGCAGCCCGAAATCATCGTCACCGGCGTGCGCGCGGCGCAGCGCGAGGCCGCCGCCGAAAAGCAGGCGGCGACCAACACGATCGAAACGCTCCACGCCAACGATGTGGGCAAACTGCCCGACCAGAACGTCGCCGAAGCGATCAAGCGCCTGCCCGGCCTGTCCGTCGCCAACGACCAGGGCGAAGGCCGCTACGCGATCATCCGTGGCATCGATCCGGGCCTGCTCAACGTCACGCTCAACGGCCAGACGTTGCCCGCGCCCGAACCGGACGGCCGCCAGGTGAAGCTGGACGACCTGCCCTCGGCGATGATCCAGTCGGTCGCGGTCACCAAGTCGCTGCTGCCGAGCCAGGACGCCAACGCCATCGCCGGCGAAGTGGCGATCCGCACGCGCACCGGCTTCGACAGCAAGAAGCCGTTCTTCCTCGATGGGCGCGCCTCGGTCGGCCGATACGATCTCAACGGCAAGTCACCCTACGAAATCGACGGCACCGTGGGCGGCCGCTTCGGCACCGGCGAACAGTTCGGCGCGATTGTGTCGGTCAACTATTCGCGCCGACCGATCGAAAGCGAGAACTTCCAGGGCTCGACCAACTACAACGCCGCGGGCGTGCCCGATGGCAACGGCCTGCGCGATTACAACCTCACCCGCACGCGGCTTGGCGTGGTCGGCAACTTCGACTGGCGGCCGAGCAGCGACGTGAAGCTCTACCTCAAGACGAGCTATTCGAAGTTCGAGGACCATGAGACGCGCGACCAGAACCGTCTTGCCGTCACCGCCTATAACCCTACGCTGAAAGGCACCGGCACGATCCTGGTGCGGCACCGCGAGGAGAACGACAACACCAAGTCGGCGACGCTGGGCGGCGAGTTTTCCAACCTCGGCGGCGGCACACTGGAACTGTCGGCCAACTGGACCAAGGCGGTGAAGACCGACCCGATCCGCAGCGAGTTCACCTTCACCACCAAGAAGGGCGCACTGACGCTCACCTACGACCCGTCGACCGAACCCTACACGCTGGTGCCGACGACAGCGGCTTTCACCGACCCTTCGCTGACCTTCAGCAAGGTCAACTTCGAGACCCGCCACGCCTACGAGGAACTGTGGCAGGGCCGCGCCGACTACACGCATCCGCTGGCGCTGGGAGACGATTCCTCGATCAAGATCGGCTTCAAGGTGCTCGACCGGCACAAGGCGGACGACCGCGACCGCACCAACTACACCGCGGGCAGCACCCCCTGGACGATCGGCAACGTCGCCGCCACCGAGGACACCAGCTTCTACGGCAGCCAGTTCACGTTCGGCAACCGCATCGACTACGACGCGGCGCGGGCCTATTTCCTCGCCAATCCCGCCGTGGGCAAGGTCGATGCGGCCGGTTCGCTTTCCGCGACGCTCGCTTCGGACTATGATGTGCGCGAGCAGATCATTGCCGGCTATGCCATGGCCACGCTGCGCATCGGCGCGCTGACGCTGGTGCCCGGCGTGCGCGTGGAACACACGCGGGATCGGACCAAGGCCAAGATCGTCAACGCCGCATCAACGCTTAACGATGGCTTCAACAGCTTCGGCGCAAAGAGCTATACCGATGCCTTCCCCGGCCTGAACGCGCGCATCGACGCGGCGCGCAACCTGGTGCTGCGCGGGGCCGTTACCACCTCGATCGGGCGGCCCAACTACAGCACGCTGGCGCCGTTCGTCAGCGTGGACACCTCGAACCCGGCGCTGGCCGCGATCGCGCTGGGCAACCCCGATCTCAAGCCCTACCGGGCGCGCAACTATGATCTCTCGATAGAATACTACCCCACCGCCGGCGCGATCTTTTCGGCCGGCTTCTTCCACAAGAACATCGACAACCCGATCTATTCGGCCTTCCGCCAGGGCAGCAACATCACCGCCGGCGGCGTCACCTATGCAGCGGCGACGGTGACGCAGCCGGTCAACACCGACCGCGAGACGGTGAGCGGCGTGGAGTTCAACCTCCAGACGCAGTTCACCGGCCTGCCCGGCTTCCTCGGCGGCTTCGGCGTTTCGGCCAACTACACCCACGTCTGGGGCCATGCCACGGCCAACGCCATCCGCCCCGGCGCCATCCCGCTGGGCTACCAATCGCGCGACCTCGGCAACGTGCAACTGTTCTTCGAAAAGTACGGCCTCTCGGCGCGGCTCGCCTTCAACTACCGCTCGGCCTATCTCGATACGCTGGGCGGCAGCGCCGCCACCGACCAGTACACCGACGCCAACGGCCAGCTCGATCTTCATGTCAGCTACCAGGTCGTGCCGCAGGTGACCGTGTTCGGCGATGCGATCAACCTTACCGACGCGCCTTGGCGGCGCTATATCGGCAGCAAGCCCTACCTCGTCGAGCGCGAGCATTATGGCGCGCAACTGCGCGGTGGCGTGCAGGTCCACTTCTGA
- a CDS encoding FecR family protein, translated as MTSGGNSGFTVEDEAAAWAARIDAAPSDAHPGLEDWLNADPARAGALLRAQATLAMLGGGSPEDRRAPSETPLPIEIADKSPAKGRRWFAAGAVLAASLAVLGFLNLPRAETFETDRGEVRALALRDGSSVSVDAGSRVDVRINDDARVTRLVRGKALFHVAHDPGKPFRVIVGDVTITDVGTVFQITDDTDAGFVDVLVREGAVNVEAGSTLTRLVAGNRARFPRAAGNASAPPIQILSAAAMDRALGWTSGQLELDGEPIGEAVAEMNRHNHLQVRLADPARLAGEPLYGAFRMNDPIGFARAVAASVNGTATIGEDDIVISARK; from the coding sequence TTGACGAGCGGCGGAAATTCGGGGTTTACGGTTGAAGACGAGGCCGCCGCCTGGGCGGCCCGGATTGATGCGGCGCCGTCCGACGCGCATCCCGGACTGGAAGACTGGCTGAACGCCGATCCAGCGCGTGCCGGCGCGTTGCTGCGCGCGCAGGCCACGCTGGCCATGCTGGGCGGCGGTTCTCCCGAAGACCGGCGCGCGCCATCGGAAACGCCGCTTCCGATCGAAATCGCGGATAAGAGCCCGGCTAAGGGCCGGCGCTGGTTTGCAGCGGGCGCGGTACTGGCTGCCTCGCTCGCCGTGCTGGGCTTCCTCAACCTGCCTCGTGCGGAAACGTTCGAAACGGATCGTGGCGAAGTGCGCGCGCTGGCGTTGCGCGATGGATCGTCCGTGTCGGTCGACGCCGGCAGCCGTGTGGATGTCCGCATCAATGACGACGCGCGCGTCACCCGTCTGGTGCGCGGCAAGGCCCTGTTCCATGTCGCCCACGATCCCGGCAAGCCGTTCCGCGTGATCGTGGGCGACGTGACCATCACCGACGTCGGCACCGTCTTCCAGATCACCGACGACACCGACGCGGGCTTCGTCGACGTGCTGGTGCGCGAAGGGGCGGTGAATGTGGAGGCCGGCAGCACGCTGACCCGGCTCGTTGCCGGGAACCGGGCGCGGTTCCCGCGTGCCGCCGGCAACGCCTCCGCTCCGCCGATCCAGATCCTGTCCGCCGCCGCGATGGATCGGGCGCTCGGCTGGACCAGCGGGCAGCTCGAACTCGATGGCGAACCGATCGGAGAGGCGGTGGCGGAAATGAACCGGCACAATCATCTGCAGGTCCGGCTGGCCGATCCGGCCCGGCTGGCGGGAGAACCGCTCTACGGCGCATTCCGGATGAACGATCCGATCGGCTTTGCTCGCGCGGTCGCGGCCAGCGTGAACGGCACCGCGACCATCGGTGAAGACGACATCGTCATTTCCGCCCGCAAATAG